In Natranaerobius trueperi, a single window of DNA contains:
- a CDS encoding sulfurtransferase TusA family protein gives MSKETTIVDARGLSCPQPVLITKQSLSKEDNIKVLLDSPTAKDNVAKFAKSQDYKVDIENNEEEYTIHIYK, from the coding sequence ATGTCAAAAGAAACCACTATCGTTGATGCTAGAGGCCTGTCATGTCCACAACCTGTACTCATAACTAAACAAAGTCTATCAAAAGAAGATAATATCAAAGTATTACTAGATAGCCCAACTGCTAAAGATAATGTAGCGAAATTTGCAAAGTCACAGGATTATAAGGTTGATATAGAGAATAATGAAGAAGAGTACACGATCCATATTTATAAATAA